A stretch of Cicer arietinum cultivar CDC Frontier isolate Library 1 chromosome 5, Cicar.CDCFrontier_v2.0, whole genome shotgun sequence DNA encodes these proteins:
- the LOC101514149 gene encoding pentatricopeptide repeat-containing protein At5g66520-like, producing MSSTKHSRCLHLLQQWQNRTMKETKQIHAHTITNGLARFSYISSKILACFALSPRGDLHYAETLFTHMPNPNLFDYNSMITSYTTNSQFHKSLFFFTKMLNTNVRPNSHTFTAIIKSCVSRSSLEQVFALSMKLGDSSDVYFVSSVVSAFSKHGEINLARQVFDESSNRNVVCWTSLVSGYCSCGLVNEARDLFDEMPNKNDSSFSAMVSGYVRNGFFNEGIQLFRELKKKMGLSFTRVKPNGPLFVSVLNACVMVGAFEEGKWIHSYIEENGLEYELELGTALIDFYVKCGLVKDAEQVFDKMSVKDVATWSAMILGLAINGNNIMALELFKKMEKVGPKPNEVTFIGVLTACNHKNLLGEALRLFRIMSDKYGITPSIEHYGCVVDVLARSGQVKTALTFVNSMPMEPDGVIWGSLLHGCLMHDHFELGQKVGKYLIEFEPQHSGRYVLLANMYANVGKWEGVSEIRKLMKDRGVLFISAWSFIEIDQTIHKFVADDKNCLYSREIYEVLSHLGKKLEEFSGDNDALFLFEI from the coding sequence ATGAGCTCAACCAAACACAGTCGATGTCTTCATCTATTACAACAATGGCAAAACCGAACCATGAAAGAAACAAAGCAAATCCACGCTCATACCATAACCAATGGCCTCGCTCGTTTCTCATACATCTCCAGCAAAATCTTAGCCTGCTTCGCTCTCTCACCACGCGGCGATTTACACTACGCAGAGACTCTTTTCACTCACATGCCCAATCCCAATCTCTTTGATTACAATTCCATGATCACCTCTTACACCACAAACTCACAATTCCACAAATCACTCTTCTTTTTCACCAAAATGCTCAACACCAACGTTCGTCCAAACTCACACACCTTTACCGCGATCATCAAATCATGCGTTTCACGTTCTTCTCTCGAACAAGTCTTTGCTCTATCGATGAAGTTGGGGGATTCGTCTGATGTCTATTTCGTGAGTTCTGTTGTAAGCGCGTTTTCGAAACACGGTGAGATAAACCTCGCTCGTCAAGTGTTTGATGAAAGTTCTAACAGAAACGTGGTTTGTTGGACGAGTCTTGTTAGCGGTTATTGCAGTTGCGGTTTGGTTAATGAAGCGAGGGATTTGTTTGACGAAATGCCAAATAAAAACGACTCGTCGTTTAGTGCAATGGTTTCGGGGTATGTTAGGAACGGTTTTTTCAATGAAGGAATTCAACTTTTCCGTGAGTTGAAGAAGAAGATGGGTTTAAGTTTTACACGTGTGAAGCCCAATGGGCCTCTTTTCGTGAGTGTTCTTAACGCGTGTGTAATGGTGGGTGCTTTTGAAGAAGGGAAATGGATTCATTCTTATATTGAGGAAAATGGTTTGGAATATGAACTTGAACTTGGAACTGCGTTGATTGATTTCTACGTGAAATGTGGATTGGTAAAAGACGCAGAACAagtatttgataaaatgtcTGTTAAAGATGTTGCTACTTGGAGTGCTATGATTTTGGGTTTGGCTATTAATGGGAATAATATTATGGCCTTGGAACTGTTTAAAAAGATGGAGAAGGTTGGACCAAAACCTAATGAGGTTACTTTCATTGGTGTTCTCACTGCTTGTAATCACAAAAATCTGTTAGGTGAAGCGTTACGGTTATTTCGAATTATGAGTGATAAATATGGCATTACACCGTCTATTGAACACTATGGATGTGTGGTTGATGTTTTGGCACGAAGTGGACAAGTAAAAACGGCGTTAACTTTCGTTAATAGTATGCCGATGGAACCTGATGGAGTAATATGGGGGTCTTTGCTCCATGGATGTTTGATGCATGATCATTTTGAATTGGGACAGAAAGTTGGCAAGTATTTGATAGAGTTTGAGCCTCAACATAGTGGTAGATATGTTCTTTTGGCGAACATGTACGCGAATGTGGGTAAGTGGGAGGGTGTTTCTGAGATAAGAAAACTGATGAAAGATAGGGGAGTGTTATTCATTTCTGCTTGGAGTTTCATTGAAATTGATCAAACTATACATAAGTTTGTTGCTGATGATAAGAATTGTTTGTATTCAAGAGAAATATATGAAGTGTTAAGTCACCTCGGAAAGAAACTTGAGGAATTTTCAGGAGACAATGATgctctttttttatttgaaatttga
- the LOC101514799 gene encoding uncharacterized protein, with translation MAAVSDQPTSICIHCDRPIPAANIDLHSVHCARNLEKCKVCGDMVPKQHAEDHYLSTHAPVSCSLCSETMARDSLDIHKGENCPQRIVTCEFCEFPLPAIDLAEHQEVCGNRTELCQLCNKYVRLRERYNHEFNCNIIQDNAAGSSRNERPAERDASAPRRQQNEFSKGRLLFTIAITGIAVILGSIFYQRKAEPSNVH, from the exons ATGGCAGCTGTCTCCGATCAACCCACAAGTATATGCATTCACTG tgATCGGCCTATTCCCGCTGCAAATATTGATTTGCATTCTGTTCATTGCGCCCGGAACCTTGAAAAGTGTAAGGTTTGCGGTGATATGGTACCCAAGCAACATGCTGAGGATCACTATTTGAGCACCCATGCACCG GTTTCCTGTTCACTGTGCAGCGAAACAATGGCCCGTGATAGTTTAGATATCCATAAAGGTGAAAATTGCCCCCAAAGGATTGTCACCTGTGAGTTTTGTGAGTTTCCATTGCCAGCAATTGATCTGGCAGAGCATCAG GAAGTATGTGGAAATCGAACAGAGCTTTGTCAACTTTGTAACAAATATGTTAGACTGCGTGAAAGATACAACCATGAATTTAATTGCAACATAATCCAAGACAATGCTGCAGGGTCTTCAAG GAACGAGAGACCAGCTGAAAGAGATGCAAGTGCACCAAGAAGGCAGCAGAACGAATTCTCAAAAGGACGTCTTCTTTTCACAATTGCAATAACCGGCATCGCTGTTATACTTGGATCTATTTTTTACCAGAGAAAGGCAGAACCCAGTAATGTGCATTAG